The genomic window GCTTCCAGCCTGGTGGCTGGGGTGAAGTGAGGGTTGTCTGACCCcagtgcccagctccagcctccaAAACAGGGACACAGCCCTAAGAGGGGGTGGCAAGGAGCCAGGCTCAGTGGGCTGGTTTGTGCCCCCCCTCCATGGCTGGGCATGCTGCCTGTCTGCCCAGGTGCCAAAATGTGTACTACTGCGGTGTGGCATGCCAGCGTGCCAACTGGCCGCTGCACAAGAAGTTCTGCAAGAAGCTGAAGCTGGTGGCTCTGGATCGGCTGGTGGAGTGGCTCGTCTTCACAGGTGGGGCATGTGTCCCCCCAGGCCTGCTTGAgccccatcccaggctgctcaggtCCCGTGGTGGGATGTAATGTCCCTTCTCCAGCCCCACTCCCACAGCACAGGTGGGACAAGCAGCCTGAGCTGTGGCACCACCACTGCACCCTCCAACCTCCTCCTGACTCCCCAGGAGACATCCCATTTCCCACGGACACCTGGACAAAACCTGCCCGGGACGTGAAGGGCTGGGAGGACTGGTTCTccatgcaggagcagctggaggagaagctggGTGCCATCGTGGCAGGGCGGTACATGACCCTGCTCTGGGCCAACGCCGGGAAGCCCCGGCCGGAGGATGCAGAGCTGCGGGAATCCATCCGGCGGCTGGTCACCGACTTCCACTCGCGGCCGCTCACCATCGGCCTGGGACTGCGGCTGTTCGGCATCGACCCTCTCACCAGGCCCCTCACTGTGCACGTGGTGGGGGCTTCCCACGTGGAGACCCTCAACACGCGGCTGACAGACTACGACGAGCTCACACGGATGTTCCCGGGGCACCAGGGTGTGGAGATGGTGATGGTGGGGGTGGACGTGGTGGACGGACCCATCATGAGGCCACCGCTGACCACGTTGGCACCCCGAGGGAGGGTCTATCTCAGCAGCTACAAAGGGCTCTACCACGACTTCTGGGAAAGCCACGTGGAGACCAAGCTGGCTGCCCGTCCTGACCTGGTGGTGGGCTTTCACCCAGGTAAGTGCCTGTGCCATGGAGGGGTTAGACCCTCACACCCCactgctgggatggggacatcccCACAGGGCACATGGAATGCACTCCTGAGGGACTGCCCTGAGCGCCATGGCAGCACCTGGGGCTGAGCCTGCAGGTGGCTTGGGACGTGCCCAGGGCTTTGCACCAAGGCACAACGGGCAGCTGGGGGGACTCCCTGGGACATGCCTGCCTCATCTCCCCACCAGGCGCTCTGTCCTGCCTGTGTCACCCACCTGCAGGTGAAACAGATCCTTCCCCTCAGGTCTCGGTGCTGTGGCTTAGCCCAGGACCCAGAGTTTGGGGTGCCCCACATGCTGGGGGGGAGCCAGACCCCACCTTGCTTAGGGCTGCCAAACTTACCGCATACTCTGGGATGTCCAGCACAGAGTGGGTGCAGTTGGAGCTGGCTTTTCCCGGGGccagggtgggaagggaaagaggTGGAACCTTCAGGGCTGTGTCCCCACAGGTTTCCATGCCTGCCCAGACCTGCTAGCGGGCTGGCTGcccaccctgctgctgctgcgggaCTATCGCCTGCCCGTGCTCTTCACCGTGTACAGGTGAGCACGGCCCCGCCACCCCGGTGAGCCGGCACAGACACCCAGTGATGGTGCCTGTCCTCTCTTCTGGCAGTGAGCAGGAGCTGAAGGCCTCCCTGCAGATCCTCGTGGAGCTCGAGACG from Aphelocoma coerulescens isolate FSJ_1873_10779 chromosome 14, UR_Acoe_1.0, whole genome shotgun sequence includes these protein-coding regions:
- the MSS51 gene encoding putative protein MSS51 homolog, mitochondrial, whose translation is MAGGRRRGGGGRRGGPRQHPETPGPASSPAPVSPAAATAQPTTGAAPKTGRSKKAPEEPAARAPDVDSLGFQAMDRNVPGLSHVILQKLNMKSYEDYKSAMDGRKRGSDFGIRTYFDMFQKMEDTFKFCVECKKLPDALPDPKSLRRCKRCQNVYYCGVACQRANWPLHKKFCKKLKLVALDRLVEWLVFTGDIPFPTDTWTKPARDVKGWEDWFSMQEQLEEKLGAIVAGRYMTLLWANAGKPRPEDAELRESIRRLVTDFHSRPLTIGLGLRLFGIDPLTRPLTVHVVGASHVETLNTRLTDYDELTRMFPGHQGVEMVMVGVDVVDGPIMRPPLTTLAPRGRVYLSSYKGLYHDFWESHVETKLAARPDLVVGFHPGFHACPDLLAGWLPTLLLLRDYRLPVLFTVYSEQELKASLQILVELETHVVGYASNPFASLRPEQVYSSPNKAPVYCSSHYIALLGAEAGLGAEELEDDDGWQGGEPSGSAVAGGIAPGLG